One Aegilops tauschii subsp. strangulata cultivar AL8/78 chromosome 2, Aet v6.0, whole genome shotgun sequence genomic window, CTGTAACGCATTCATGTCTTAGAAGGATAACTACGCATAATGTAGTTGAATGAAGGcactctcttttttatttttagtaaatAACGAAGGCGTTCTAGGAGCTGAAATAACCTGCTGTCAGTGCGGCCATTTGCATCTGCTCTTATCTTTCAGAAATTTGTAAAAGGTATGTAAATTCGAATCTCTGTAATAAAATAAAGTTCAAATATTTGTGACATATAAATATTATATACATACAAACTAACTTACTTTTTTTTTAAATCAGGCATTTTTTCAAAAATATTAATATATATGAAATAATATTTATGAATTATGAAAATGTTTATATAATTCAAAACAATACAATATAAATACAGGTAATTTAAAAATAAAATTGAAAataaaaatgtttttataataCAATTATATACATACAAATAAAAATGTTTGTATAATTAAAAAATTCAATAATTATACACACATTTGTATAATAAAAAATAATTTAAAATCTACAATGTTCGTATGAATACTTAATCATGGCtaatatataaaatatataacgTTTTTGAATATAAGTCATGAGTTAAAATTATACACAGGTGAATATTTAGTAAATGTTTGTATTCATcattttgtataatttaaatatAAGCTGCAACTGTATATTTTTTTGtattcactaattttttttatttaatataaatattttaaatgtttTTATTTACTAAACATTTTTATATAATACATGGGTGTATATTTAAATTTTTTTAATTTACTAATCATCATCGTTATGTATACTATTTATATCCACACAAAAAAATATAATATTTATAAATCATGAATATTCAAACATTTTATTTTTATTACATACGTTTTACAAATATCTTAAAAAACTCCCTCAAAAAAATATCTTAAAAAAACCTAGTGCAAGCAAAATGGTTGCAATCCATTTAAGCCTCACGTGCAACCCATTTTTTTTGTATACTACAAGAAGGACTGTTATCGATATTGTGCAAAAGAGTACTATCGATGGAGTGGTTTAAGTCGGCTAGCATTCTTGCGTAGTTCATGAGTTCGACCCGTGGGGGCTTCTTTTTACCGGTTAATTTCCCTGTACTCAAACCCGGGACCCATGAGTCATTGAAGTGGTAAAATAAAATGCATTCTGAGGCGTAGATAGGGGCTTTTTTATGAGAAATAAAAAAATCAGGGGGTTTTCACAAAAAAATAGGCCACACTCATTCCTCTCTGCTTTCTACTCACCGACAGCGGGCCCATGCCATGCTGGCGCGCCAAGTCATTGGTCTTTTCGTATCCAATGTGATTTGCACCGTATTTACACGCTTGAGCCAAGTTGTTTCACCAGTTCAATGTATGCCACAAGTTTTAGCATCAAAGTGACTGTTTGCGCCAAGTTCTAGCATCACTGATGTAATTGACTCTTAATACAACACACAATTATGGATttacaaaaaagaagaagagcaGTTCTCATTTGGGAAAACAGGGAAAACCGGGAACCTGTTTAGCTGATCGAACCACCTCGAGCGAGCAGCATCAGCATGACAGCGCACTCTCCCTGGACAAGCGTCCCGGAAGACCTCGTTCAGGAGATCCTCATCCGCTTCCCTCTGGACGACCCATCGTGCCTCCTCCGGGCCTCACTTGTCTCCAAGGCCTGGAGCCACGCCGCCTCTGGCCCGGCCATCCTCCGCCGGCTCCACGATCGAGCTCCACGGGGCACCCTCCATGCTGGGCTTCCTCCACAACTCGAACAGTCACCGTCTCCCCCGCTTCGTCCCCGCCAACGTGACGCCCTTCTCCTTCCCTGTCCCCGACCGCCGCTTATGGCGGATCCTCGACTGCCGCCACGGATGCACCCTCTTCATCTCCGCGTCAGGGGAAGGAGCCCGGGATACCAGCGGTGGTTGCCGGCGCCCTCGGCGTACAGGGTCCACTCCATGAACGCAGCCAAGCTCTGCGTGGCTGACGGGTGCGACCAGTGCGCCTGCCATGGAGGGCCCTTTCGCGTGCTCTTCACCTGCATAAACGAGGAGAACCAAAGGTCAGCCTGCGTGTACTCGTCGCTGACTAGTACTTGGGACGATCCGACGAGGATCCTGCGGTGCACGTAGGGAGCTCCCACTTTTTTAGAGAAGGAGGGAACAGTCGACTAGGGTTTATCCTCGAGTATGACCTGGCCAAGCATCGCCTCAAAATCTTCCTATCACCGCGGTTGCCGGAGTGGTCGTTCGACAGGAGAATTGTCTTCATGCCGGCCGGGAACAGTGGGCTGGGAGCTGCCATGTCCTTCGAGTCGTGTCTCTACCTGTGGGTACCACTAGTAGGagaaggggcttttaccccggttcataagggcctttagtcccggttctggaaccgggactaaagggtcgttactagccctttagtcccggttcttacacgaaccggggctaaaggccgtccacgtggccggtgcggggagcccaggcaggagggcctttggtcccggttggtgccaccaaccgggaccaataggcatccacgcgtcagcatctggcaggagctgaggttttttttttgaaagagggtggtttaggggttttggggggttaatttaggtgtttcatatattgtgttagctagctaattaatagagagaagtgtcctctcttatcttcgtgctttgtcgacgctacgtactatatacgtatggagaggagtagacacgctagctagtaatcaaataaaggaaacagaagatcgtcatgaacatatatatatatatatatatatatatatatatatatatatatatatatatatatatacagagagaagtgatatcgaccacctctccttctccgagatattggtcgaacaacaagttctcgtatatctatccgacactaccggctacatatatacaataattatctcttacaatacaatctcctaattatattgtaggaacacagggttcacatagtattctccgttttcagcgatcacgtggtcaaggaagaatgccgccaattcctcttgaattcctcgcatacgatctggtgctaggagttgatcccgctttcgaaaaatctaatttgaagaagggggttaatacatatatatatgaataaatgaaactcaacacaaatgatggtaataaaataaaattgtgaatattattgcttacgcacttcatattgttcttcagtgtagccccgctcacaggtatggtagcggatggactcgcaaatgtagtatccacagtaattattcccgggttgctgccacaaccactttacaagaaatagaggtcaatcaaactgataagcaagcatgctaaatggtattgatcaaactagcgcttgaatcactaggagatgcgcgaaacatgctactatagtacttactttcgggtgtctaaattgcagctggttcggcagtcccggggcttttgaggtgaattttctccaaaccctgccagacaaagaaaacaattacttgatatcaggaaatgaacaaagttgctgatatggtggataatgatcgatttaacttacttctggagcatttgagtcatgttcgcatagtcctgaggatcttttcgtctcgagtctaagacggttactactcccggctcaagcttaatctctaggagaatatagtggaagctgcgcatgcatgcataagtcatcaattacattaccataacctggactaataagggaaaccgaatatgcagaagacagtaacactcacttgaagttgtaaggaaagagtattatatctttgttttgatttattaccaacgattgtagcaagttggcctcggtatctttggcatgaaatttaacctgataatcatctatgagatttgtgttaatgaacccaatatcaccgatttgtcttttcttcaattcggcgatcttcaatctgcataatatagtgacgataagtataaatacatgcaatgaaagagctgacctatatagagagacttaatgacaaaagtagtactacttacagacagtagcaagtgatcgttgttttatcgagggactttagattgtaaaactggaagaaatcctcaaatggaacattcagcagttcaattccaacgaggtcatgctccggtttaactctcagcgttaaagtactcatcccatcagactctctgcaggttttcatctaccaatcatgtagtcttcgcctCATCGTTCTTAGAGAtttgacatctttgacgagaggcttcccgtaatggtatttgtgttcgtccacctccatgatttcataatgtacatcgtcgggcaggtaatctccaagatcggtataaccgggcaccatacccggatcattagcgacgatgttttttgacaccttgagcggggggcacgattggttctcttgttcgccgagctgggcaatttttttcccagctcgtcgttctttcatccttttatcactgatagtacttcccgaccgctccgcttcggcatatgcctttgcaagaacgcgctcatagttgccttttggcggagactttggtggttttgtcagggcagccagagtgcgctttactttcaccggatctaccttctcctccggaggtggatgtttctttgctttgaccccttcaaaaaagttcttcacttcggctcgcacgatcttcgcgttctcctccttggtcctctcatatggtaacttctctggagtcttcagagaaggaccgaatctgtattgcctcccgcctctggcagttGTACTGCTaaacgccggcagagcagacggagcggctgcggctgtcttctttccttgcttacgaggcggaggagaaggactacgacgcgccggagcagccgcagcggcggcgggtctcttccgcccttgctgacgaggcggagaaggaggaggctggctgccctggtgcgccggcgctggcggagaaggaggcggagtgccgccacgcgccggagaaggaggctgagtgccctgatcactcgccggaggaggaggcggagtgcccttactcgccggagccgtccagttcggaagcttgatgagctccttccgccataggcatggagtcttcagagctaaacccagccgagtctccccttcaccggtagggtggtcaagctggaggtcctcaaatccctccgttatttcatccaccatcaccctagcatatccttctggaatcggccggcagtggtaggttgcgccgcgttcagtaggtaaaacagagccaacagccgccttgattttcaagttctgccatttcgccataaggtggcaatgttgagactccgtgatagcatccacggggtagctaggagtagccgcatgctccagctgaggcagctcggtggaagccacgctgcttctacgctgagatggcggtgtagcttcgggggcagtttcggcatctctattgctgtctcgttcctctagcacttgaaccctttcgtgcagacgctgaatttggatctgctccacttttttcctcctctcctgggttttgtaaccgcccgcgtccggaaaaccagccttccacggaacggagcctggcgtgcctcgtgtccgtccagggtgctcaggattcccgagggccattgtgagctcgtcgttctctctgtctggaacgaacgtcccttgctgcgctgcatcgatatagtgctgaatcttcttgacgggtattgcaagttgctcgtccgtcgaacgacacctccctgatacagggtccaaggttccgccagccccgaagaaccaagtccggcaacggtctggccagttcattgtctgtggttcgatccctttatcaagcagatccctctcaaacttggcccacttaggccgggctttgaggtagccacctgaccccgtgcgatggtgaagcttcttcttcgcagcattctgcttgtttgtcgctgacatcttcttactcttttccgatctcttgtgggccacaaatgcgggccagtgatctctgatcttctcataccggccgatgaattcaggtgtctcttctttgtcgacaaacgttttcagctcattcttccacctcctgaataggtctgccatcttcttaagagcatgagacttgattaattgctctataactggcttctccggatcctcctctggcggtagggtgaaatttgccttcagctcagtccaaagatcatctttctgcacaTCATTGACATAAGaaacctcagggtcttccttcttaggcttataccattggtggatgctgatcgagatcttgtccctaactagaaccccgcactgagcagcaaaagcatcctttgtccagAGGGGTTCAATCgattggccgtcgcgcgcgattgctgtgatctcaaacctttcatccgagcgcaactttctcttcgggcctcgtctctttaccgcagttgtgctcaatccggagggctagaaaaaagaagaaagacgagtgttaattaatatgtgtacataccaaaacaatgaatgcatcaattagctagtcagcacaggcttaactaatatatttacctggccggactctgttcggtcaccggagccgtcaccacgggctccttcttgcaccagcattgggtcaccggagccatcataatcatgtctttcctcctccactcttcgatcaccgcagccagcttcttcaccctgttcttccagaccatcattgtcgttaagatacgacaagatatcacctctggctaagattatgtcccccaacacctcttctgcttgctcatctcgtccgtgctccattgtttctgcaaatattacaacatagcaattattacacaaacatgacagcaggtggatatattagtgcaaacgtagacctagcttattccgggtttggggtggcctaggcaacgcttcaagggtaggggcgcggcgggagggggtaggagaccgacatcgtttttttctagggtttgggtgtcctcgagagttttggtcaagcgagagggccggggggtgctcccgtggtataagttatcacggtcgagagggggtatacatatcgaccgtccatcatgtcgaagttatctgggagggagttatatatatcgacaacgacgacatacatacacgggaaaataatgttatcggggagggggtatatatcgacccccccacgtgttgaagttatcgggagggggttttatatcgacaacgacgacatacatacacgggaaaataatgttatcgaggagggggtatatcgaccccccctcgtgttgaagttatccccctcgtgttgaagttatcgggagggggtaatatcgacaacgacaacatacatacacgggaaaataatgttatcggggagggggtatatcgaccccccccacgtgttgaagttatcaggagggggttatatcgacaacgacgacatatatacacgggaaaataatgttatcggggagggggtatatcgaccccccctcgtgttgaagttatcccccctcgtgttgaagttatcgggaggggtatatatcgacgacgacagacccgataaaacataagaaaacgaagaagaaataaaaagaggagagaagaagaaaggaatagaggagaggattgaagaaaaaaaagaagaaaaaaaagaagaaaaaaaaataggagaagaagaaaggaatagaggagaagaagaaaaaatagaaaatattcttcttctcctcttctttttcttcttttttcctcttcttatttatatctcctcttcttcctctcctcttcttctttctttcctcttcttattttcttctttcctatccttctttttcttcttcttcccttcctagctagatatataaaacttttctaaaattgtaacttttgcatatataaaacttttccatgtggatcatcatttctcatatatatcgaatatatatccattgtaatatataaaaactttctatatatgaacaaaaaactttctatgaacaaaaaaacatttttgacatatatattcatacattttgaacatctacatacatacacatttttttgttcacatatacattatagccacatacacatatacatcacatatgaacaaaaaaattaaactaataaaaataaaaaaacagagccggggcggcggctctcacagcgggggcggctaggacgatggcgacggcgggggcgggggcggcgagggcgccgacgcacggggccgggacggggcgggggcggcgagggcgccggcgagcacgcgcgggccgggcaggggggctcggggcgccgaggcggcgcgcgcgagcaggggagcacgaggcggggcggcgcgtgggggcagggcgactgcgacgagcaccgggcggcgacccgtcgtggcaagggcgcggggcgacggcgatgaggagcgggcggcgacggcgagcacgggcagcctggcggcgtcgggggcaactggcgaggtatgtcgaaaatttcctaagtgtggacttatatagcaaagcctttagtcccggttcgtggcaccaaccgggactaaaggtgggcattagtcccggttggtgccaccaaccgggaccaaggccttgcgctgcccgcggccaaaagtttagtcccacctcgctagttgagaggggctcggagtggtttataagctccactgcggctgccctctcgagctcctctcaaatgcaggcttacgggcctaatgtcacactgtgctgtctgttggtctattgggccttctgcgggtctgaatcctggcccaggttaggtttctagtcgtattcaggccgtggtggcccaataggtggcagttttttaaatttttgcattatttattttcttttgtttttttgctttattttttaattctttttgcttttaggtcagcaaaattataaactgtctgttagtgccattagttttagaaaacataaaaactttctattagtgccattagttctttatgaaaattctttttactgtatttagtttttttattttcttttttgctatatttaatttgttttatttctacttacaacaaaaaacttatttattttattttattttgtttctaattacttatttattttactttatgataattctttctgctattaaagtttctataaaaaaagttctttatgaattttttttgcttttaatgattaaaaataaaaaagaggcgcaatgcgcgttgatttgcttcaagcctttcggaatagtgtagactgcactgcacatagctcgatgcagtctaccttattcctca contains:
- the LOC141040734 gene encoding uncharacterized protein; amino-acid sequence: MTAHSPWTSVPEDLVQEILIRFPLDDPSCLLRASLVSKAWSHAASGPAILRRLHDRAPRGTLHAGLPPQLEQSPSPPLRPRQRDALLLPCPRPPLMADPRLPPRMHPLHLRVRGRSPGYQRWLPAPSAYRVHSMNAAKLCVADGCDQCACHGGPFRVLFTCINEENQRSACVYSSLTSTWDDPTRILRCT